GATAATTAGTGGATGAGGCTTAAGGAAAGTGTTGTCAATTTTTGGCTAAAATGTCCACTGGTTCATCTATTCCTTTCAAATGTTTTCAATCGATATGGAGTTAATAATTTACAGTAAATTGTAGACATAAATACAGGCATAATAAACTCAAATGTGTCTGGGATCATTTTGACATGATACCATGTGAAAATTCGGTCCAAGGTTGTGTGACTTATTATAATCATTTACAGGACTCCGAGTAACCAAACAGTAGATACACTAATATTGCCCCTTTATGGCCTCGGTGATGCGGGCTCAAGTCATGGAAACAAGATCTCTGCTTGTGGGCCTGTAAGGTCACATACATCAACTCTCCACACCTTGAACTCAAAAGGGCCTCTTTCCATTGTAAATGGAGAGGCTGATCAGCTAGTGTTACAAGGATCTTTCTATTGTTTTGTTTTGTGAATTTCTGGAGATGATGTACTTGCTAATACAACACAATACTGAACACCATCCAATATGACTAGCTAATATGGCAATAACACATCATTAACCAAAACAACAAGACATTCAATCAGACATTACTTCCTTGAACTCCAAGAATCCCACATTtgcatttacaagcaaaatggggCGTCCTAGTTCCAAGAATCCCACATTTGCATCTACATTACTTCCTTGAACTCCAGGAAGAACACAAGCAAAATGGGGGTCCTTGCTTGTTAATATACCACAAAGGGAGAGTTTAAGCATAAAGATAGGAAGCTTAGGAATGACATGAAAGAAGGACCAAATGATGAGAAATTCAAACAGATTTCTGCGATTTGAAAGTTGAAGAGTTCCAAGAGAGCTTTATTTAGCGACAAACTACAAAGAAACAGGAAACTGAGGCTTCAAAACGAGAATATGAACACGAAAAGAGAAGGGAAACGGACCGGCTCATCCCAGTACGCTTGGGAAGAAGATAACGACCCCGAGATCTCCGTCTCCCTAGGGCTCATCTCCGAGGACTGCTGCAGCCAGCACAGCCAACTCTGGCAGTCCAAATCACCACGCCGACCTCAACCCCTTCGACTTCACACCCTTAAAAATAGAAATTAGACGACGACCCCGAGCCCCCACTCACACAAACAGAACCCCGCATTGTCCAGAACCACCCCACAGAGGCGAACACAATCAAAGAACGGAAATCTTGGCCGCCAGCGTAGCAAGAACGTCTCATCGAATCACCATCGGCAGAAAGAAAGCAGTCGAAGAGGGGAAGAACAGCCAGCCGGATGACCGATGGCTTCGATTTGCGGAGCCTCGATAAGGTTAAAAgggcgcagagagagagagagagaaccgacCAAAATAAAAACGAGCCTTTTTCTCTTATTCGAAGCACTGAgggagcgagagcgagagagacaTGTCAGCGGAGATGCAGGGGAGATGATTAGATGTCATTTCCGGATCAGGATGCAGGTACGCTCACTAACATCCCCATCGGATTCCTCCACGAGAATAGCATGAGAAGCGGCGAGAGCGACGTGACATTGGGTGTTTCCTCTGTTCCCTGTCTGGCCTGGAGCGCAGATGGCGGAGAGGAAAGGAATTTTGAATTCAAGATGGAGAGTTCTTTTCTCTCGGAAAAGGTGGGATCTCCTCCAAATTTCCTGTTTTAGTTCCGCGCATCCAATTCCAATCGTGTCCGTCGGATGCTCTCCGGACGGCAAGGTTATAGATGAGTTGAGTTGGGCCGGATCTCCTCCAACTTTCTTCTTTTCGTTCCGCGCACCCAGTTCAATCTCGTCCGTCAGATGCTACCCTGATCGGTGATAGAGGAGCGTGATCGAAGAGGTCAGTGGGATCTCCTCCAAATTTCGCGTTTTAGTTCCGCGGATCCAATTGCGATCGCGTCCGTCGGATGATTTACGTACGTCATGAGATCCGTGCTTTAAAAAACGAAGGCCGCCTTGGTTTGCGCGCGGGATCCGATCCCAAGTCGGCCGATCAAATTGAGGACGGCGGTGGAGGCTCACGGGATCGACATTTATCGGTCCCATCGATCGATATGATTTGATACCTTaagatattttataatttataaaagaaaaagaaaataattaattGAAATTTTACGTAAGCAGTGAAGAATATACACGTGTCAAAACATTATTGCGAAGAGGAACACACGTACACGAAGGATGACGGAAAGAGATCAGCCGGCCGCTGGGACGAGGCAGACATGACTGGCTCAGAAACAGTCCGTCTTCGTATGAGAACAGAGGTTGAAGGCGACCTCCTTCCACCGGATGATAACGACGCTCCACCGTCGTGCTATGGTTCGGTGCAGGCGTGGAGGAGTTCGGATTCACAGATCCCAAGCACTCAACACCCACCTCTCTTCTACAATAGCAGCAATGCGACATTATCTCCATGTCCATCGACACGCAGACGTGGTCTCTCCACCGCCATGAGAGCTCCTGAAACCCTATCCAGGCGCCCATCTCGCCTTCTCATTTAATCCACACACACACCACGCGGTCACAGGCGAAGAGAAGAGTACCGCCACAAAGCCATGGCTCAATCCATGCTCGTCTCCAGCATCGGCTGCAAAGAGGCTGCATTGCTGCAGTCCCAGACTCACCGGCTCCGCCCCACGCCGTTCTCCCACCTCCTCCTTCCTCGAGTCCCTCACGGACGACAGCTTCCGCCGCCCGCTGCTTCCTTCTTCCCGACTCTCGCCATATTCAAGCCCAAAACCAAGGCTCCGGCCAAGAAGCAGGTCGTCAGCTTCGCGCTCTTGTTCTGCGGGACTACTCCGTGCACGAGTTCCCGGTTGACCGTGTGCGCTGCGTTGTACAGGTAGCGAAGCCGAAGCCGAAGCGGAAGGTGGAAGATGGCATCTTCGGCACGTCAGGGGGGATCGGCTTCACCAAGCAGAACGAGCTCTTCGTCGGCCGTGTCGCCATGATCGGGTTCGCGGTGAGTACGCATGCCATCGACTGCTTACACCACAACCGAAGCTTGAAGACGATCTGAGAGCGGCTCAAATTGCAGGCATCTATACTGGGAGAAGCGATCACAGGGAAAGGAATCCTAGCGCAGCTCAACTTGGAGACGGGAATACCGATCTATGAGGCGGAGCCGCTCCTgctcttcttcatcctcttcacTCTTCTCGGAGCAATAGGCGCTCTCGGCGACCGCGGAAGCTTCGTCGACGATCCGCCCACGGGCCTGGAGGGGGCCGTCATCCCTCCGGGCAAGGGGTTCAGATCTGCTCTGGGACTGAAGGAAGGAGGTAATTGAACCCAACTGCCGATTTGATTTGACCCATGGAAGGCGATCGTGACGCCGTGTGTTGTACTTGAATGAAAGGTCCCCTCTTCGGATTCACCAAGGCGAACGAGCTCTTCGTGGGGAGATTGGCTCAGCTGGGGATCGCATTCTCCATTATCGGCGAGATCGTCACAGGAAAGGGAGCGCTGGCGCAGCTCAACATCGAAACCGGTGTGCCCATCAGCGACATCGAGCCACTGGTCCTGTTCAacgttgtgttcttcttctttgcagcACTGAATCCAGGGACCGGGAAGTTCGTCACTGACGTAGAAGAAGAAGAGTGAGAGTGTTGTGATGGTTCATGTATCAGGGCAACCTCCATGTCCATTCTGTAGCTAAGTTTTGTATGTACCCTGTATAACAGGTGCATAGAAACCCTAAACCTtcttatttcttttccttttgcctTCTCCATGGAGGAAGAACAGTTGTTTGGGCAAGTGACAGCACTACATCTGCTGATGACATGAATTGGATGGTAAAGGTACAACTACATATCACTTAAAAAAGTGCAGTAAATTTTACATCTGTAGCTCATAAACATCTGTGGTTTATCTGAATGCTTGTTACTACATGTAACATCTATATACAACATATGTGAAATGAAATCGTAAATTCCGAAAGATGTGAAGAAATATATGTTGAGGATTGAGGAGCAAGAAAACGATAAAAGCACACACTCTATCTTGTTTCATGAAttatgatcctatttataggacctaatggtaactacctcactccatCATATCACTCATGATTGAATTATGTGTAGGAACTACCTCTATAACTACGTAGATAATTATTATGAATCAATTCTTAATAATATAAAACACATATGGGGAATATGAAAATG
This DNA window, taken from Musa acuminata AAA Group cultivar baxijiao chromosome BXJ3-7, Cavendish_Baxijiao_AAA, whole genome shotgun sequence, encodes the following:
- the LOC135642050 gene encoding photosystem II 22 kDa protein 1, chloroplastic-like; the protein is MAQSMLVSSIGCKEAALLQSQTHRLRPTPFSHLLLPRVPHGRQLPPPAASFFPTLAIFKPKTKAPAKKQVAKPKPKRKVEDGIFGTSGGIGFTKQNELFVGRVAMIGFAASILGEAITGKGILAQLNLETGIPIYEAEPLLLFFILFTLLGAIGALGDRGSFVDDPPTGLEGAVIPPGKGFRSALGLKEGGPLFGFTKANELFVGRLAQLGIAFSIIGEIVTGKGALAQLNIETGVPISDIEPLVLFNVVFFFFAALNPGTGKFVTDVEEEE